The Erythrobacter litoralis HTCC2594 nucleotide sequence CGCGCTGGCCGTGCTGAGCCAGCGCCGTGCCCTGCTCGAAGTCGACGCCCTGCTGCGCAAGCGGGGAATCACGCCGGTTGCGCTCAAGGGTGCGTGGTGCGCCTGGCATGCCTATCCTGCCGCGTCGGAGCGACCGATGCGCGATATCGATCTCTTGGTGGGTCACGATCGCGCGCTCGATGCCTTCGCCATCCTGCTGGAAAACGGCTTCCGGCAGGAAGCGGCCTCGGCCCGCACGCCGGAAGCATCGCTCGCTCACGACAAGCACCTGCCGCCGCTGGTCTCGCCGGAAGGGGTGCGGTTCGAATTGCACATGCGATTGTGGGAGCGGCCCGAAGCGATCGGTTGGTGGATGCCCGAAGGCGAGGACGCAGCCATGCTGTCCCGCGCTACACCCGTCGATGTCGACGATCCTGTCCACTATCTCGCGCCGGACGACATGCTGGTGCATTTCACGATCCATGCGGCGTTGAGCAACCGCCTGAACGGCGGGCCGCTCGGGCTGATCGACATCGATGCCCTGCTCGCCAGATCCGCGATCGACTGGGACGCGACATGGGATCGCGGCCGATCCGGTGGGTGGGACCGGGCCCTGGCGCTCATCCTTCATTGCGTCGATCGCTGGCGCAGGCCGGGGCTGCTCGAAGAGAGCGGCTGCCCGCTCGCGATCGACGAAAGCCTGCTCGGAATGGCGCCCGACCTGCTGCTGCAGGACCTCGGCCAGACCAAGACCGTAGGCCTGCTGGCAACGCTGCGCGGCGCGCTGGCCCGCGACGGAATGAGCGGGGTCCTTGCGCAGCTTTCGGATCGCGCCCGGGGCGGCGACCGCGGGCGGTTCATGGAAGACGCAGACATTGCAGGCGCCCATTCCAGCTGGGCAGTGGAGCGGCTCATCGGCACTGTACGCTCCGCCGTCGCCCGCGATACGCGGCGCGTCGCCGGCCACAGTGCCCGGCTCGGCTGCTGGCTCGAAGGGGAGCGGTCGTCGTGAAACGGAGGCCCACGAGATGCCTCCGCCAACGGGATTGCGCCTGACCATGCGGATCGCGACCGCTTTCGGGACCAATCTTGCC carries:
- a CDS encoding nucleotidyltransferase domain-containing protein — translated: MLRLPELRRFLLGLIGPRADAGLAERLTEADWQRIDIIAAQHRLSPHLHGRLERGELDCAVPPDTRAGWQKAHRANALAVLSQRRALLEVDALLRKRGITPVALKGAWCAWHAYPAASERPMRDIDLLVGHDRALDAFAILLENGFRQEAASARTPEASLAHDKHLPPLVSPEGVRFELHMRLWERPEAIGWWMPEGEDAAMLSRATPVDVDDPVHYLAPDDMLVHFTIHAALSNRLNGGPLGLIDIDALLARSAIDWDATWDRGRSGGWDRALALILHCVDRWRRPGLLEESGCPLAIDESLLGMAPDLLLQDLGQTKTVGLLATLRGALARDGMSGVLAQLSDRARGGDRGRFMEDADIAGAHSSWAVERLIGTVRSAVARDTRRVAGHSARLGCWLEGERSS